A portion of the Acipenser ruthenus chromosome 38, fAciRut3.2 maternal haplotype, whole genome shotgun sequence genome contains these proteins:
- the LOC131707062 gene encoding coiled-coil alpha-helical rod protein 1-like isoform X2, with amino-acid sequence MRILYPAYYGLLVFIKLSLKLFLDTRKVYLFFLSYLLYVTEEVMDERRKTGEELNPPATFGAPSRAAPVQNELVPPSHFAQRPPSASTATPSTLHPWRPLDTDLPPAPRVPDPWAALAQTTQDMFELRTENLRLQLQGEEMCRGRAGGSDLEEGNVRTRSLDRKGDVGRLTQSSAQQSRERARLCGEVESLRDAARRLVEDVQERDDALCRQRAQLEELHVELSRARLEQDRQRAQEERLKNQHQAELERLIRERDQARAELDRSRQEQIMLRAQDDRLKTQREAKLERRVQEAEQALAELEAASQSLRAEVERAREQERRRGVEAEEGWKREGARLQEQLQETQRQWRAELQSVSDTHATELAALRQNRTTLQEELTAAKQESDRLREQLQLANEDLSQTNSALVSQNAVVQSLRKYIGELVPEQRERHRGETEKEDLCKSVKRLESEKEALRVTAELLNVRLNSLSDILAIQEGEISNKLLLDPLDEAGSKGRALLTHWRQKVFSLLVQLRSREIEDSNQGNQLRNQISDLEEEVRVKGQQHSVLLHSLQDKAAELKMERVRSEAFDKELTLVQGQVLHLENRAEEAENALVQLKDSVHGFWQVFEQRVSEVRSSEGRLLSLGQRVAFASRRIDTIQGLLLRKEALMRLQRDTHRPTTPESGRSVSEDLQNELQLVNEERERLASELKRTPQLIERTLSEARGQFQTALRELQRALKESSETEQRLGEQLTLAEEGRQEAERRLSELHEQLQENAEIILVLRTDLAKQQDQYQRALQEKVSEAESLLHQELREMESRLNAARREHTKAVVALRQLERQVGRERERAQEAQRLLEEQKDREARELQRRLRDSERDKNLLMATLRQEGLLNQYKRNRSAALQSSAALTDEGELARPLGKLQAPRPDTKLLSKESLSSVLDHLQALSEAVIRDEDSSSEEEEKERKKSDES; translated from the exons ATGCGTATACTGTACCCTGCATACTACGGACTGCTGGTATTCATTAAACTGTCATTGAAACTTTTTCTAGACACaagaaaagtttatttattttttctttcctatTTACTTTATGTAACTGAGGAGGTTATGGATGAGCGGAGGAAAACGGGAGAAGAACTAAACCCACCTGCTACATTTGGTGCCCCGTCTAGAGCAg CTCCGGTTCAGAATGAGTTGGTGCCTCCCTCTCACTTTGCACAAAGGCCCCCTAGTGCCTCCACTGCCACCCCCAGCACCCTTCACCCCTGGAGGCCCCTGGATACAGACTTGCCTCCTGCCCCTCGGGTGCCCGATCCTTGGGCAGCGCTGGCACAAACCACCCAGGACATGTTTGAGCTGCGTACAGAGAACCTGAGGCTGCAGCTGCAAGGCGAGGAGATGTGCCGGGGGCGAGCAGGAGGAAGTGACCTGGAGGAGGGCAATGTTAGAACCAG GTCCCTTGACAGGAAAGGAGATGTTGGCAGGCTGACCCAGTCCTCGGCTCAGCAGAGCCGGGAGAGGGCGAGGCTGTGTGGAGAGGTGGAGTCTTTGAGAGATGCAGCAAGGAGGCTGGTTGAGGATGTTCAGGAGAGAGATGATGCCCTGTGCAG ACAGAGAGCCCAGCTGGAGGAGCTGCATGTGGAGCTGAGCCGAGCGAGGCTGGAGCAGGACAGGCAGCGTGCGCAGGAGGAGAGGCTGAAGAACCAGCACCAGGCTGAACTGGAGAGGCTGATCCGAGAGAGAGACCAGGCCCGGGCTGAACTGGACCGGAGCAGGCAGGAACAGATCATGCTGCGCGCACAG GATGATCGACTGAAGACTCAGAGGGAGGCTAAGCTGGAGAGGAGAGTCCAGGAGGCAGAGCAAGCCTTGGCTGAGCTCGAGGCTGCTTCCCAGAGTCTCCGGGCAGAGGTGGAGAGGGCAAGAGAGCAGGAGCGGCGCAGAGGTGTGGAGGCCGAGGAGGGCTggaagagagagggagcgaggctACAAGAGCAGCTGCAGGAGACCCAGAGGCAGTGGCGAGCAGAG CTTCAGTCTGTGTCAGATACCCACGCCACAGAACTGGCAGCACTGAGGCAGAACAGGACCACTCTGCAGGAAGAGCTGACTGCAGCCAAGCAGGAATCTGACCGCCTGAGAGAACAGCTTCAACTGGCCAATGAGGATCTGAG CCAGACCAACTCAGCCCTGGTTTCCCAGAATGCTGTGGTGCAGAGCCTGAGGAAATACATTGGGGAGCTGGTGCCGGAGCAGAGAGAGAGGCATCGGGGAGAAACAGAGAAAGAGGATCTCTGCAAGTCTGTGAAG CGTTTGGAGAGCGAGAAGGAGGCTCTCAGAGTAACAGCTGAGCTGCTGAACGTGAGGCTGAACTCCCTCAGCGACATCCTCGCCATCCAGGAGGGCGAGATCAGCAATAAG CTGCTGCTGGACCCCCTCGATGAAGCTGGTTCAAAGGGGCGGGCGTTGCTGACCCATTGGAGGCAGAAAGTGTTTTCTCTGCTAGTGCAGCTGCGCTCAAGGGAGATAGAGGACAGCAACCAGGGGAACCAGCTCCGCAACCAG aTCTCTGATCTTGAGGAAGAGGTGAGGGTGAAGGGTCAGCAGCACAGCGTGCTTCTCCACAGCCTGCAGGACAAGGCAGCTGAGCTCAAGATGGAGAGAGTTAGGAGTGAG GCTTTTGACAAGGAGCTGACTCTAGTTCAAGGCCAGGTTCTGCACTTGGAGAATCGAGCCGAGGAGGCAGAGAATGCACTGGTTCAGCTGAAGGACAGCGTGCATGG GTTTTGGCAGGTTTTTGAGCAGAGGGTGTCTGAAGTGCGTTCCTCTGAGGGCCGCTTGCTAAGTCTGGGACAGAGAGTCGCTTTTGCCAGCAGGAGGATAGACACGATTCAAG GGTTATTGCTGCGGAAGGAAGCCTTGATGCGACTGCAGCGGGACACACACAGACCGACCACACCTGAATCAGGAAG GTCTGTCTCTGAGGATCTGCAGAATGAGCTGCAGTTAGTGAACGAGGAGAGAGAACGACTGGCTTCAGAACTGAAACGCACCCCCCAGCTCATTGAGAGAACGCTTTCTGAGGCCAGAGGACAGT TCCAGACAGCGCTGAGGGAGCTGCAGCGTGCTCTGAAAGAGAGCAGCGAGACTGAGCAGAGGCTGGGGGAGCAGCTTACCCTGGCTGAGGAAGGGAGGCAGGAAGCGGAGAGGAGGCTGAGTGAGCTGCATGAGCAGCTGCAGGAGAACGCAGAGATCATCCTGGTGCTGCGGACAGACCTGGCCAAGCAACAGGACCAGTACCAGAGAG CCCTGCAGGAGAAGGTGTCCGAAGCAGAGTCTCTCCTGCACCAGGAGCTCCGGGAGATGGAGAGCCGGCTGAACGCAGCCAGGAGGGAGCACACCAAGGCGG tggtggctCTGCGGCAGCTGGAACGGCAGgtgggcagagagagagagcgtgccCAGGAGGCTCAGAGACTGCTGGAGGAGCAGAAAGACAGAGAGGCACGGGAACTGCAGAGACGGCTACGGGACTCCGAGAGGGACAAAAACCTGCTCATG GCTACCCTGCGCCAAGAGGGCCTTCTGAATCAGTACAAGAGGAACAGATCTGCAGCTCTCCAGTCTTCCGCAGCCCTTACTGATGAGGGGGAGCTTGCCAGACCTTTGGGCAAGCTCCAGGCTCCAAGGCCTGACACCAAACTTTTATCTAAAG AATCTCTCAGTTCTGTTCTGGATCACCTCCAGGCTCTGAGTGAAGCTGTCATCAGGGACGAAGACTCTTccagcgaggaggaggagaaggagaggaaaaAGAGCGATGAATcctaa
- the LOC131707062 gene encoding coiled-coil alpha-helical rod protein 1-like isoform X1: MRILYPAYYGLLVFIKLSLKLFLDTRKVYLFFLSYLLYVTEEVMDERRKTGEELNPPATFGAPSRAAAPVQNELVPPSHFAQRPPSASTATPSTLHPWRPLDTDLPPAPRVPDPWAALAQTTQDMFELRTENLRLQLQGEEMCRGRAGGSDLEEGNVRTRSLDRKGDVGRLTQSSAQQSRERARLCGEVESLRDAARRLVEDVQERDDALCRQRAQLEELHVELSRARLEQDRQRAQEERLKNQHQAELERLIRERDQARAELDRSRQEQIMLRAQDDRLKTQREAKLERRVQEAEQALAELEAASQSLRAEVERAREQERRRGVEAEEGWKREGARLQEQLQETQRQWRAELQSVSDTHATELAALRQNRTTLQEELTAAKQESDRLREQLQLANEDLSQTNSALVSQNAVVQSLRKYIGELVPEQRERHRGETEKEDLCKSVKRLESEKEALRVTAELLNVRLNSLSDILAIQEGEISNKLLLDPLDEAGSKGRALLTHWRQKVFSLLVQLRSREIEDSNQGNQLRNQISDLEEEVRVKGQQHSVLLHSLQDKAAELKMERVRSEAFDKELTLVQGQVLHLENRAEEAENALVQLKDSVHGFWQVFEQRVSEVRSSEGRLLSLGQRVAFASRRIDTIQGLLLRKEALMRLQRDTHRPTTPESGRSVSEDLQNELQLVNEERERLASELKRTPQLIERTLSEARGQFQTALRELQRALKESSETEQRLGEQLTLAEEGRQEAERRLSELHEQLQENAEIILVLRTDLAKQQDQYQRALQEKVSEAESLLHQELREMESRLNAARREHTKAVVALRQLERQVGRERERAQEAQRLLEEQKDREARELQRRLRDSERDKNLLMATLRQEGLLNQYKRNRSAALQSSAALTDEGELARPLGKLQAPRPDTKLLSKESLSSVLDHLQALSEAVIRDEDSSSEEEEKERKKSDES; this comes from the exons ATGCGTATACTGTACCCTGCATACTACGGACTGCTGGTATTCATTAAACTGTCATTGAAACTTTTTCTAGACACaagaaaagtttatttattttttctttcctatTTACTTTATGTAACTGAGGAGGTTATGGATGAGCGGAGGAAAACGGGAGAAGAACTAAACCCACCTGCTACATTTGGTGCCCCGTCTAGAGCAg cagCTCCGGTTCAGAATGAGTTGGTGCCTCCCTCTCACTTTGCACAAAGGCCCCCTAGTGCCTCCACTGCCACCCCCAGCACCCTTCACCCCTGGAGGCCCCTGGATACAGACTTGCCTCCTGCCCCTCGGGTGCCCGATCCTTGGGCAGCGCTGGCACAAACCACCCAGGACATGTTTGAGCTGCGTACAGAGAACCTGAGGCTGCAGCTGCAAGGCGAGGAGATGTGCCGGGGGCGAGCAGGAGGAAGTGACCTGGAGGAGGGCAATGTTAGAACCAG GTCCCTTGACAGGAAAGGAGATGTTGGCAGGCTGACCCAGTCCTCGGCTCAGCAGAGCCGGGAGAGGGCGAGGCTGTGTGGAGAGGTGGAGTCTTTGAGAGATGCAGCAAGGAGGCTGGTTGAGGATGTTCAGGAGAGAGATGATGCCCTGTGCAG ACAGAGAGCCCAGCTGGAGGAGCTGCATGTGGAGCTGAGCCGAGCGAGGCTGGAGCAGGACAGGCAGCGTGCGCAGGAGGAGAGGCTGAAGAACCAGCACCAGGCTGAACTGGAGAGGCTGATCCGAGAGAGAGACCAGGCCCGGGCTGAACTGGACCGGAGCAGGCAGGAACAGATCATGCTGCGCGCACAG GATGATCGACTGAAGACTCAGAGGGAGGCTAAGCTGGAGAGGAGAGTCCAGGAGGCAGAGCAAGCCTTGGCTGAGCTCGAGGCTGCTTCCCAGAGTCTCCGGGCAGAGGTGGAGAGGGCAAGAGAGCAGGAGCGGCGCAGAGGTGTGGAGGCCGAGGAGGGCTggaagagagagggagcgaggctACAAGAGCAGCTGCAGGAGACCCAGAGGCAGTGGCGAGCAGAG CTTCAGTCTGTGTCAGATACCCACGCCACAGAACTGGCAGCACTGAGGCAGAACAGGACCACTCTGCAGGAAGAGCTGACTGCAGCCAAGCAGGAATCTGACCGCCTGAGAGAACAGCTTCAACTGGCCAATGAGGATCTGAG CCAGACCAACTCAGCCCTGGTTTCCCAGAATGCTGTGGTGCAGAGCCTGAGGAAATACATTGGGGAGCTGGTGCCGGAGCAGAGAGAGAGGCATCGGGGAGAAACAGAGAAAGAGGATCTCTGCAAGTCTGTGAAG CGTTTGGAGAGCGAGAAGGAGGCTCTCAGAGTAACAGCTGAGCTGCTGAACGTGAGGCTGAACTCCCTCAGCGACATCCTCGCCATCCAGGAGGGCGAGATCAGCAATAAG CTGCTGCTGGACCCCCTCGATGAAGCTGGTTCAAAGGGGCGGGCGTTGCTGACCCATTGGAGGCAGAAAGTGTTTTCTCTGCTAGTGCAGCTGCGCTCAAGGGAGATAGAGGACAGCAACCAGGGGAACCAGCTCCGCAACCAG aTCTCTGATCTTGAGGAAGAGGTGAGGGTGAAGGGTCAGCAGCACAGCGTGCTTCTCCACAGCCTGCAGGACAAGGCAGCTGAGCTCAAGATGGAGAGAGTTAGGAGTGAG GCTTTTGACAAGGAGCTGACTCTAGTTCAAGGCCAGGTTCTGCACTTGGAGAATCGAGCCGAGGAGGCAGAGAATGCACTGGTTCAGCTGAAGGACAGCGTGCATGG GTTTTGGCAGGTTTTTGAGCAGAGGGTGTCTGAAGTGCGTTCCTCTGAGGGCCGCTTGCTAAGTCTGGGACAGAGAGTCGCTTTTGCCAGCAGGAGGATAGACACGATTCAAG GGTTATTGCTGCGGAAGGAAGCCTTGATGCGACTGCAGCGGGACACACACAGACCGACCACACCTGAATCAGGAAG GTCTGTCTCTGAGGATCTGCAGAATGAGCTGCAGTTAGTGAACGAGGAGAGAGAACGACTGGCTTCAGAACTGAAACGCACCCCCCAGCTCATTGAGAGAACGCTTTCTGAGGCCAGAGGACAGT TCCAGACAGCGCTGAGGGAGCTGCAGCGTGCTCTGAAAGAGAGCAGCGAGACTGAGCAGAGGCTGGGGGAGCAGCTTACCCTGGCTGAGGAAGGGAGGCAGGAAGCGGAGAGGAGGCTGAGTGAGCTGCATGAGCAGCTGCAGGAGAACGCAGAGATCATCCTGGTGCTGCGGACAGACCTGGCCAAGCAACAGGACCAGTACCAGAGAG CCCTGCAGGAGAAGGTGTCCGAAGCAGAGTCTCTCCTGCACCAGGAGCTCCGGGAGATGGAGAGCCGGCTGAACGCAGCCAGGAGGGAGCACACCAAGGCGG tggtggctCTGCGGCAGCTGGAACGGCAGgtgggcagagagagagagcgtgccCAGGAGGCTCAGAGACTGCTGGAGGAGCAGAAAGACAGAGAGGCACGGGAACTGCAGAGACGGCTACGGGACTCCGAGAGGGACAAAAACCTGCTCATG GCTACCCTGCGCCAAGAGGGCCTTCTGAATCAGTACAAGAGGAACAGATCTGCAGCTCTCCAGTCTTCCGCAGCCCTTACTGATGAGGGGGAGCTTGCCAGACCTTTGGGCAAGCTCCAGGCTCCAAGGCCTGACACCAAACTTTTATCTAAAG AATCTCTCAGTTCTGTTCTGGATCACCTCCAGGCTCTGAGTGAAGCTGTCATCAGGGACGAAGACTCTTccagcgaggaggaggagaaggagaggaaaaAGAGCGATGAATcctaa